One Hydrogenophaga crassostreae genomic region harbors:
- a CDS encoding TRAP transporter substrate-binding protein: MTTCFRCLAPAGFRTRRQALPWLLAGLLGCSSVSSFAQTTLRLWNIHGEGYPVTTAVNWYAEQIAKATQGRYQVQVFSNASLGDQPSAVAMLKAGDLDLAEFSSAPLTEAVPGIKVLNMPFLFHDSAHMFRHLDGHLGEQFEKDLAASGFAVLGWYDGGARSFYCTSPVLRINDLAGKRIRVQKSEVYTELVVALKSTPQYVPFKEVQTAFQEGKIDCAENNMPSYESTGHFRLAKHVYLTDHVVSPEALVMSTKLWSSLSPADRTIFKDVGLQSARYMRELWNKRVAQALTITTESGSTFSRMNDPGIMIRRMAPLYNKYMKDPATYKVLLTIIADK, encoded by the coding sequence ATGACAACATGTTTTCGATGCCTCGCTCCAGCCGGCTTTCGCACCCGCCGCCAGGCGCTGCCCTGGCTGCTCGCCGGCCTGCTGGGATGTTCGTCTGTCTCCAGCTTCGCCCAAACCACCTTGCGGCTCTGGAACATCCACGGGGAGGGCTATCCGGTGACCACCGCGGTGAACTGGTATGCCGAGCAAATCGCCAAAGCCACCCAGGGCAGGTACCAGGTCCAGGTCTTTTCCAACGCCAGTCTGGGCGATCAGCCCTCTGCCGTGGCCATGCTCAAGGCGGGTGACCTGGACCTCGCCGAATTCAGCTCAGCGCCGTTGACCGAAGCCGTTCCCGGTATCAAGGTACTGAACATGCCGTTTCTGTTCCACGACTCGGCACACATGTTCCGCCATCTCGATGGCCATCTTGGGGAACAGTTCGAGAAAGATCTGGCGGCCTCCGGGTTTGCCGTACTGGGCTGGTACGACGGGGGGGCAAGATCGTTCTATTGCACCAGCCCGGTGCTCCGGATCAACGATCTGGCCGGCAAACGCATTCGGGTACAGAAGTCCGAGGTCTATACAGAACTGGTGGTGGCCCTGAAATCCACACCCCAGTATGTCCCTTTCAAGGAGGTGCAGACCGCGTTCCAGGAGGGCAAGATCGATTGTGCAGAAAACAACATGCCGTCCTACGAGTCCACTGGGCACTTCCGACTGGCCAAGCATGTCTACCTGACCGACCATGTGGTGTCCCCTGAAGCTTTGGTGATGTCCACCAAGCTCTGGAGCAGCCTCAGTCCCGCGGACAGAACCATCTTCAAGGACGTGGGCCTGCAATCGGCGCGCTACATGCGCGAGCTGTGGAACAAGCGGGTGGCCCAGGCTTTGACGATCACCACCGAAAGTGGATCCACATTCTCAAGAATGAACGACCCCGGCATCATGATCCGGCGCATGGCCCCGCTGTACAACAAGTACATGAAGGACCCCGCAACCTACAAGGTGTTGCTGACCATCATTGCGGACAAGTAG
- a CDS encoding DUF1566 domain-containing protein produces MYLLSLGPRMGLSCLCATVLSVLVACGGGAGNESRSSATEGQLDPETQHNASPAASAERTQRIFQEGAKLNAAELEQIAQTGVLPEPFDGPLLSGAVGSTAATLNADLATKSAGERKSAASRVPAYRFFNGSTGAHFYTTSTTERDNTINNLPAFSYEGPAFYVSSTTVPGLSPVHRFLNTQSGVHFYTISEAERANVAANLPQFTYEGIAYYASTLAGTGYTPLYRFFVSAQGFHFYTNSLAERDTIISTLPQYSYEGIGYYVLGSDWQTPAVPHTGIKNTQCYTVGSNTLVKCFTAEGLTLNNRQDGHRTQDNPMSYSAVAGHATSDCLRDDVTGLVWEVKQTGPVIRSVDQTFTNLGNGMDNDASGYVAAMNNLGLCGFNDWRLPSVEELQGIVDYSVSGGAASTISSIFSHTKIATYRTSSPAGPTADWGIYFVSGALQAFSKNSLTYLRLVRGAPWTGQRYIITSVDYTGDSANNAVIDRRTGLTWRRCVEGQIWSGSACSGSGFHYTHENALIAARMALPWRLPNIKELNSLSDYSQSDGVLDRLGFPYAPLAFVWSTTPVGWAVNTTNGYVDTQPRNAGQHARLVRSTP; encoded by the coding sequence ATGTACTTACTTTCGTTAGGCCCACGCATGGGCTTGTCTTGCCTTTGTGCAACGGTGCTGTCCGTTCTGGTGGCCTGTGGTGGTGGGGCCGGGAATGAGTCCCGTTCCAGCGCTACCGAGGGCCAATTGGACCCGGAGACTCAGCACAATGCTTCCCCCGCTGCCAGCGCTGAGCGCACACAGCGCATTTTTCAAGAAGGCGCCAAGCTGAATGCGGCCGAGCTGGAGCAGATTGCCCAAACCGGCGTATTGCCCGAGCCGTTTGACGGCCCGCTGCTCAGCGGGGCCGTGGGGTCAACAGCTGCGACGTTGAACGCAGACCTGGCGACCAAATCGGCAGGTGAGAGAAAGAGCGCAGCCTCACGGGTGCCGGCTTACCGCTTCTTCAATGGCAGCACCGGTGCGCACTTCTACACCACCAGTACCACCGAGCGAGACAACACCATCAACAACCTGCCTGCTTTTTCCTATGAGGGTCCCGCCTTCTACGTGAGCAGCACCACCGTGCCCGGCCTGAGTCCGGTGCACCGCTTTCTGAATACCCAAAGCGGCGTGCACTTCTATACCATCAGCGAAGCCGAACGCGCCAATGTGGCGGCCAACCTGCCGCAATTTACCTACGAAGGCATTGCCTACTACGCCAGCACCCTGGCGGGCACCGGCTACACGCCGCTGTACCGCTTTTTCGTGAGTGCCCAAGGTTTCCACTTCTACACCAACAGCCTGGCCGAACGCGACACCATCATCTCCACGCTGCCCCAGTACAGCTATGAGGGCATTGGTTATTACGTGTTGGGCAGTGATTGGCAAACGCCTGCCGTGCCGCATACCGGCATCAAGAACACCCAGTGTTACACCGTGGGCAGCAACACCCTGGTTAAGTGTTTCACGGCAGAAGGCCTGACGCTCAACAACCGGCAGGATGGTCATCGGACCCAAGACAATCCCATGAGCTACAGCGCTGTGGCAGGCCATGCCACCAGCGACTGCCTGCGCGACGATGTGACAGGCTTGGTGTGGGAGGTCAAACAGACGGGACCGGTCATCCGCAGTGTTGATCAGACTTTTACCAATCTGGGCAATGGCATGGACAACGATGCGAGTGGTTACGTCGCTGCCATGAACAACTTGGGCTTGTGTGGCTTCAACGACTGGCGCTTGCCTTCAGTGGAAGAACTGCAAGGCATCGTGGATTACAGTGTTTCAGGAGGCGCTGCGTCGACCATATCGAGCATTTTTTCCCACACGAAAATCGCCACTTACCGCACCAGCTCACCCGCTGGGCCGACTGCCGACTGGGGCATTTACTTTGTGTCCGGCGCACTACAGGCGTTCTCGAAGAACAGCCTGACCTACTTGCGCCTCGTCAGAGGTGCTCCATGGACGGGGCAGCGTTACATCATCACGAGCGTGGACTACACCGGTGACAGTGCCAACAATGCCGTGATCGATCGGAGAACCGGGCTGACATGGCGCCGCTGCGTGGAGGGCCAGATCTGGAGTGGCAGCGCCTGTTCGGGCAGCGGCTTTCACTACACCCATGAAAACGCACTGATCGCAGCGCGCATGGCTTTGCCATGGCGCCTGCCCAATATCAAGGAATTGAACAGCTTGTCTGACTACAGCCAATCGGACGGCGTGCTCGACAGGCTCGGTTTTCCTTACGCACCGCTGGCGTTCGTCTGGTCAACGACGCCGGTGGGGTGGGCTGTCAATACCACCAACGGCTATGTGGATACCCAGCCACGTAACGCAGGCCAACACGCTCGCCTGGTCCGCTCTACCCCGTAA
- a CDS encoding efflux RND transporter permease subunit has protein sequence MTDDRATDLPALSIRRPWLVTVINLLIVIAGVTAWLGVEVRELPNIDRPIVAVRANFPGAAPETLDAEVTRLLEGAAARVPGVVLVRSASEEGNLRIIIEFNPSVDLVVAANDVRDAVARVERDLPAGLENLTIVKADADAEPVIQLAVASDTLAIDELSRVVEERIEPELVSVPGVADISLFGSRQRVMRVRIDPVRLSAYSLSVDDVAALLRGARVDVPAGNLSSGNQEVLVRANASISTPEQLRALRFSPEVTLAQVADVFLAPADATSYVRFNDKPVVSLGVVRQAQSNSVAISDGVRAVVDRINANQRDVRVSVVSDDAVFIRGAISEVLWSLGLAVLIVAAVVAMFLGHLRSTLVPVVAIPIALIGTLAAIWGLGYSINLLTLLALLLATGLVVDDAIVVLENIQRRRAMGLGPRAAAVIGTREVFFAVVATTLTLVAVFVPISFLPSAAGRLFAEFGFVMAIAVGISSFVALSLGPMMASRLPPDGPPGPVWKRLSAWGDGAVQRYGRWLAAALRHGWWVLGVCVVLAGVAAWLFTQLDQELTPTEDRGSLSIRLDGPDGVGLAYSDRQLEQALKAVLPLKEEGLVSNVFTITGRFDPNRAEIVAPLADWGERSVSQARLAARVQKTLNELPGARVRIRGGSSLGRGSGDGSVQMAITGDNHARIADAAYAFAEAIERDLPQLSDVRVNYAATQPQLSLKIDRERASALDVPLDGLDTVLRALVNNTQVAELNVNDRTVPVVLQSTARGQTDPQDLLQLSVRATDKRLVPLSQFVSFEETAIPSELERLGQRRAVQLSAVLTDGATLQTATQALRALSARTLPSGMGLLFRGDAATLEETGRDVSLTFAIALLVVFLVLVAQFESVTSASVVLISVPFGLAAAVFAMWLSGTSINIYSQIGLLLLVGVMAKNSILMVEFADQLRDAGRSVLEAAQEAAATRLRPIMMTMSSTVLGALPLVLGGGPGAESRAAIGWVIFGGLSLAALFTLFLTPVVYLGVARFAQPRARQGERLAQELHDAPVEEGT, from the coding sequence ATGACCGACGACCGCGCCACCGATCTGCCCGCGCTTTCCATACGCCGCCCCTGGCTGGTCACCGTGATCAACCTGTTGATCGTGATCGCGGGGGTCACCGCCTGGCTGGGCGTTGAGGTGCGCGAGCTGCCCAACATCGATCGTCCCATCGTGGCTGTCCGTGCCAACTTTCCGGGCGCGGCGCCTGAAACGCTGGACGCAGAAGTCACCCGCCTGCTGGAAGGCGCAGCCGCGCGGGTGCCCGGCGTGGTGCTGGTGCGCTCGGCCAGTGAAGAGGGCAACCTGCGCATCATCATCGAGTTCAACCCCAGCGTGGATCTTGTGGTGGCCGCCAACGACGTGCGCGACGCGGTGGCGCGGGTCGAGCGTGACTTGCCAGCCGGGCTGGAAAACCTCACCATCGTCAAAGCCGATGCCGACGCAGAACCCGTGATTCAGCTGGCGGTGGCCAGCGACACGCTGGCGATCGACGAGCTCTCGCGGGTGGTGGAAGAGCGCATCGAGCCCGAGCTGGTTTCTGTGCCCGGGGTGGCCGACATCAGCCTGTTTGGTTCGCGTCAGCGGGTGATGCGGGTGCGCATCGACCCGGTGCGTTTGAGCGCCTACAGCCTGTCGGTGGACGATGTGGCGGCCTTGTTGCGCGGCGCGCGTGTCGATGTGCCCGCCGGCAACCTGTCTTCGGGCAACCAGGAAGTGCTGGTTCGGGCCAACGCCAGCATATCCACGCCGGAGCAGCTGCGGGCATTGCGGTTTTCGCCTGAGGTGACTTTGGCTCAGGTGGCCGATGTGTTTCTCGCGCCAGCCGATGCCACTTCTTATGTGCGCTTCAATGACAAGCCGGTGGTGAGCCTGGGCGTGGTGCGCCAGGCGCAATCCAACAGCGTGGCCATTTCCGACGGTGTGCGTGCCGTTGTCGATCGCATCAATGCCAACCAGCGCGATGTGCGCGTGAGTGTGGTGTCTGACGACGCGGTGTTCATTCGCGGCGCCATCAGCGAGGTGTTGTGGAGTCTGGGCCTGGCGGTGTTGATTGTGGCGGCGGTGGTGGCGATGTTTCTGGGGCATTTGCGCTCCACGCTGGTACCCGTGGTGGCGATTCCCATCGCGCTGATTGGCACCCTGGCGGCCATTTGGGGGCTGGGCTATTCGATCAATCTGTTGACCTTGCTGGCCCTGTTGCTGGCCACCGGCCTGGTGGTGGACGACGCCATCGTGGTGCTGGAAAACATCCAGCGCCGGCGCGCCATGGGCCTGGGGCCTCGCGCGGCGGCGGTCATCGGTACCCGTGAGGTGTTCTTCGCCGTGGTGGCCACCACACTCACGCTGGTCGCGGTGTTTGTGCCGATTTCTTTTCTGCCATCGGCCGCCGGGCGGCTGTTTGCCGAGTTTGGCTTTGTGATGGCCATCGCGGTGGGCATCTCTTCGTTTGTGGCGTTGTCGCTCGGACCCATGATGGCTTCCCGGTTGCCGCCCGATGGACCACCGGGGCCGGTCTGGAAACGCTTGTCGGCCTGGGGCGATGGTGCGGTTCAGCGCTACGGCCGCTGGCTGGCAGCAGCCTTGCGCCATGGCTGGTGGGTATTGGGGGTTTGTGTGGTGTTGGCGGGGGTGGCGGCCTGGCTGTTTACCCAACTGGACCAGGAACTCACCCCCACAGAAGACAGGGGCAGTTTGTCGATCCGGCTGGATGGCCCTGACGGCGTGGGCCTGGCGTATTCGGATCGGCAACTGGAACAGGCGTTGAAGGCGGTGTTGCCGTTGAAAGAAGAAGGCCTGGTGAGCAATGTGTTCACCATCACCGGGCGCTTTGATCCCAACCGGGCCGAGATCGTGGCACCGCTGGCCGATTGGGGTGAGCGGTCGGTGAGTCAGGCCCGGCTGGCCGCGCGTGTTCAAAAAACCCTGAACGAATTGCCAGGTGCACGGGTGCGCATCCGGGGCGGCAGCAGCCTGGGCCGGGGCAGCGGTGACGGCAGCGTTCAGATGGCGATCACGGGCGACAACCATGCGCGCATCGCAGACGCTGCATACGCTTTTGCCGAGGCCATCGAGCGCGATCTGCCGCAGCTCAGCGACGTTCGGGTGAATTACGCGGCGACCCAGCCGCAGCTCTCGCTCAAGATCGATCGCGAACGCGCCAGTGCCTTGGACGTGCCGCTGGACGGGCTCGACACCGTGTTGCGTGCCCTGGTCAACAACACCCAGGTCGCCGAGCTCAATGTGAATGACCGTACCGTGCCCGTTGTGCTGCAGTCCACCGCGCGCGGCCAGACCGATCCGCAAGACCTGTTGCAGCTGAGCGTGCGCGCGACCGACAAGCGACTGGTGCCACTGTCGCAATTTGTCAGCTTTGAGGAAACAGCCATTCCCAGCGAGCTGGAGCGCCTGGGTCAGCGCCGCGCCGTGCAGTTGAGTGCCGTGCTCACCGATGGCGCCACACTGCAGACAGCAACCCAAGCCTTGCGCGCGCTGTCAGCAAGGACGCTGCCCAGTGGCATGGGCCTGCTGTTTCGCGGCGACGCGGCCACGCTGGAGGAAACGGGCCGTGATGTGAGCCTCACCTTTGCGATTGCCTTGCTGGTGGTGTTCCTGGTGCTGGTGGCGCAGTTCGAGAGCGTCACCAGCGCCTCGGTGGTGTTGATCAGCGTCCCATTCGGCCTGGCCGCCGCGGTGTTTGCCATGTGGCTGAGCGGCACCTCGATCAACATCTATAGCCAGATTGGCTTGCTGCTGCTGGTGGGCGTGATGGCCAAGAACAGCATCCTGATGGTGGAGTTTGCCGATCAGCTGCGTGATGCTGGGCGCAGCGTGCTGGAGGCTGCGCAAGAGGCTGCGGCGACGCGGTTGCGCCCGATCATGATGACCATGTCGTCCACGGTCCTGGGCGCTTTGCCCCTGGTGCTGGGCGGCGGTCCTGGGGCGGAGTCACGCGCGGCCATTGGCTGGGTGATTTTTGGTGGCTTGTCACTGGCAGCCTTGTTCACGCTGTTTCTCACACCGGTGGTGTACCTGGGCGTGGCGCGCTTTGCCCAACCGCGTGCCCGACAGGGTGAGCGTCTGGCGCAGGAACTGCACGACGCGCCAGTGGAAGAGGGGACCTGA
- the mgrA gene encoding L-glyceraldehyde 3-phosphate reductase: MYTATPTRYDAMPYRACGKSGLKLPSITLGLWHNFGDATPMATQREMLRTAFDHGITHFDLANNYGPPYGSAETNFGEHMRRDFRPYRDELLISSKAGWDMWPGPYGSGGGSRKYMLASLDQSLKRMGLDYVDIFYSHRFDPDTPLEETCGALATAVQQGKALYVGISSYSAGKTREAAALLRQMGIPLRIHQPSYSLLNRWVEEELLDTLQAEGVGCIAFSPLAQGLLTDKYLNGVPDDARINRAGGGSFKSEHLNEQNLSHVRALNEIAQARGQSLAQMAVAWVLRQPGMTSALIGASRAAQIVELVGALKNLAFSADELAAIDRHAVDGGINLWQKPSTDQRV, translated from the coding sequence ATGTACACCGCCACCCCCACCCGTTACGACGCCATGCCCTATCGAGCCTGCGGCAAGAGCGGCTTGAAGCTGCCCAGCATCACGCTGGGCCTGTGGCACAACTTCGGCGACGCCACACCCATGGCCACGCAGCGCGAGATGCTGCGAACAGCGTTTGACCATGGCATCACCCATTTCGACCTGGCCAACAACTACGGGCCACCCTATGGCAGTGCTGAAACCAATTTTGGCGAACACATGCGCCGCGATTTCCGGCCCTACCGAGATGAGCTGCTGATTTCCAGCAAAGCAGGGTGGGACATGTGGCCGGGCCCCTATGGCTCAGGCGGTGGCTCGCGCAAATACATGCTTGCCAGCCTGGATCAAAGCCTGAAGCGCATGGGGCTGGACTATGTCGACATCTTTTACTCCCACCGCTTCGACCCCGACACGCCGCTGGAAGAAACCTGCGGCGCATTGGCCACGGCGGTTCAACAAGGCAAGGCGCTTTACGTTGGGATCTCCAGCTACTCTGCTGGCAAAACCCGTGAAGCTGCCGCCTTGTTGCGCCAAATGGGCATTCCGCTGCGCATTCACCAGCCCTCGTACAGCCTGTTGAACCGGTGGGTGGAGGAAGAGCTGCTCGACACGTTGCAAGCAGAAGGCGTGGGTTGCATTGCGTTCAGCCCGTTGGCGCAGGGTTTGCTGACCGACAAGTACCTGAATGGCGTGCCTGACGACGCGCGCATCAACCGGGCTGGCGGAGGGTCGTTCAAGTCGGAGCACCTGAACGAGCAGAACCTGAGCCACGTGCGCGCCTTGAACGAAATCGCCCAGGCGCGTGGTCAAAGCCTGGCCCAGATGGCCGTGGCCTGGGTGCTGCGCCAACCGGGCATGACCTCGGCGTTGATCGGCGCCAGCCGCGCGGCACAGATCGTTGAGCTTGTGGGCGCCTTGAAGAACCTGGCGTTCAGCGCCGACGAGTTGGCGGCGATAGACCGGCATGCGGTGGATGGCGGTATCAACCTCTGGCAAAAGCCTTCGACGGATCAGCGGGTGTGA
- a CDS encoding DUF1566 domain-containing protein, producing MKTQPNAGRSVARLWGIAVVTTLALAACGGGNEGSEPKGVSAPVSGEAIMARSAAQTITLQQQGARLNNEELEQIAKTGVLPEPFEGPLLSGAEGSTGATLNSEAVNKSLAARKSAASLVPVYRFFNGSTSAHFFTTSTTERDNVIANQPAFSYEGPAFNTSNAAIPGLSPVHRFYNTQTGVHFYTISETERANVAANLPQFNYEGIAYYASTLSGTGYVPLYRFFHAARGFHFYTNGQVERDIIIATLPEYSYEGIGYYVLNDDWQTPAVPHTGIGGAQCYKSGSNTLFFCGFQSTRDLNSQQDGHRISVNRMSYSEVTGQSGAECMRDNVTGLVWEVKTAAAGPRAGSRTYRRTLGFVGDPTTTAAYVDTVNNLNLCGFNDWRLPTMEELHGLVDFGRSSGPRISLAAFPNTQEALYWTSTDSAADGDSAWYVRFDGGASSTGAKSSLRPVRLVRGGTWTGQRYVVTTQAYPGDTANNAVIDRKTGLTWRRCLEGQSWGGASCSGVLIRFTHEEALAYASGPWRLPNAKELASLADRSLSAPSLGAVAFPAASDVYTWSTTPTADATLNAWLNNFSIGSSFNLGRTTNDVGLRLVYTLE from the coding sequence ATGAAAACCCAACCCAATGCCGGCCGGTCTGTTGCCCGGCTATGGGGCATCGCCGTTGTGACCACCCTTGCTCTCGCCGCCTGCGGCGGTGGCAATGAGGGGTCGGAGCCCAAGGGCGTGTCGGCACCGGTCAGCGGTGAGGCCATCATGGCCCGCTCCGCCGCCCAAACCATCACCTTGCAACAGCAAGGTGCGCGTTTGAACAACGAAGAACTGGAGCAGATTGCCAAAACCGGCGTGCTTCCCGAGCCGTTCGAAGGTCCATTGCTCAGCGGAGCAGAGGGCTCGACCGGTGCCACACTGAACTCCGAGGCCGTCAACAAGTCGTTGGCTGCCCGAAAAAGTGCGGCATCCCTCGTGCCGGTCTACCGCTTCTTCAACGGCAGTACCAGTGCCCACTTTTTCACCACCAGTACCACCGAGCGCGACAACGTTATTGCGAACCAGCCTGCATTCAGCTATGAAGGCCCGGCGTTCAACACCAGCAACGCGGCCATCCCCGGTCTGAGCCCGGTGCACCGCTTCTACAACACACAAACCGGGGTGCACTTCTACACCATCAGCGAGACCGAACGCGCCAACGTGGCGGCCAATCTGCCGCAGTTCAACTACGAAGGCATCGCCTACTACGCCAGCACCTTGAGTGGCACCGGTTACGTGCCTCTCTACCGCTTCTTTCACGCTGCACGAGGGTTTCATTTCTATACCAACGGCCAGGTCGAGCGCGACATCATCATCGCGACGTTGCCGGAATACAGCTACGAAGGCATTGGCTACTACGTGCTGAACGACGACTGGCAAACGCCTGCTGTGCCGCACACCGGCATTGGAGGCGCACAGTGCTACAAGTCGGGAAGCAATACGCTGTTCTTCTGCGGCTTTCAAAGCACGCGTGACCTGAACAGCCAGCAAGACGGCCACCGAATCTCTGTCAACCGCATGTCTTACAGCGAGGTGACCGGCCAATCAGGCGCCGAGTGCATGCGGGACAACGTGACCGGCCTGGTGTGGGAAGTCAAGACCGCAGCGGCGGGCCCTCGGGCCGGCAGCCGCACCTACCGGCGGACCCTCGGGTTTGTGGGCGATCCCACCACCACGGCAGCTTACGTGGACACCGTCAACAACCTGAACCTCTGTGGCTTCAACGACTGGCGCTTGCCCACCATGGAAGAGTTGCACGGGCTGGTGGATTTCGGGCGCAGCTCGGGGCCCCGCATCAGCCTGGCTGCGTTTCCCAATACACAGGAGGCGCTGTATTGGACGTCAACCGATTCCGCGGCGGACGGTGACAGCGCTTGGTACGTGCGCTTCGATGGCGGGGCTTCCAGCACAGGGGCCAAGTCGAGCTTGCGGCCTGTGCGCCTGGTGCGTGGCGGGACCTGGACTGGGCAGCGTTATGTGGTCACCACGCAGGCCTACCCGGGTGACACCGCCAACAACGCGGTGATCGACCGCAAAACCGGACTCACCTGGCGTCGGTGTCTGGAAGGGCAATCCTGGGGGGGCGCCAGCTGCTCGGGTGTATTGATTCGCTTCACCCATGAAGAGGCCCTGGCCTATGCGTCAGGCCCCTGGCGGTTGCCGAACGCCAAGGAGCTGGCCAGTTTGGCCGACCGCAGCCTGTCGGCCCCATCGCTTGGTGCGGTCGCCTTTCCAGCGGCCAGCGATGTCTACACCTGGTCCACCACGCCGACAGCGGATGCCACCCTGAACGCCTGGCTGAACAATTTCTCCATTGGCTCCTCGTTCAACCTCGGCCGCACCACCAATGATGTGGGCCTTAGGCTTGTCTACACATTGGAATAA
- a CDS encoding efflux RND transporter periplasmic adaptor subunit encodes MNRFRPHLLVLTVALCVAMALAWMALGSGSARAQDPSPTPAAPSTKPPASDPAEGKGGRRGGGAAEAVPVIVSQVTEGNDGVVLDLLGTGSARKSVTLYSPVSGEVAEVLFKPGRPVRAGDVLLRLVDRRERLAVALADAKVQAARVMHTRYESTRGTGAVPDTVSDEAQAALRSAEIELAQAREALSERVVRAPFVGMPGLASVERGERIDTDTAITSLDDRGELHLDLQVPEIYLARVVVGQPVQALNPAHPDRRFDGKVVAVDSRVDPVTRQVKVRAALPNGDDLLRSGMSFQVQLALPGERRLSVPELALQWGRAGSFVWVVREGKALQIAARAVQRQNGRVLVDGGLTTQDQVVVEGVQRMREGRAVKVVGSGAER; translated from the coding sequence GTGAACCGATTTCGACCCCACCTGCTTGTTTTGACCGTTGCGTTGTGTGTGGCCATGGCGCTGGCCTGGATGGCTCTGGGCAGTGGATCTGCTCGGGCACAGGACCCGTCTCCAACACCGGCTGCGCCGTCGACCAAGCCGCCGGCGTCCGACCCTGCCGAGGGCAAGGGTGGGCGCAGAGGTGGTGGCGCGGCAGAGGCGGTGCCGGTGATCGTGTCTCAGGTGACCGAAGGCAACGACGGGGTGGTGCTGGATTTGCTGGGCACCGGCTCGGCGCGCAAGTCGGTCACGCTGTATTCGCCGGTGTCGGGCGAGGTGGCTGAGGTGTTGTTCAAGCCGGGTCGCCCTGTGCGCGCCGGTGATGTTTTGCTGCGTCTGGTGGACAGGCGAGAGCGCCTGGCGGTGGCCCTGGCCGATGCCAAAGTGCAGGCGGCGCGGGTGATGCACACCCGCTATGAATCCACGCGGGGCACGGGGGCGGTGCCCGATACCGTGTCAGACGAAGCCCAGGCTGCGCTGCGCAGCGCTGAAATCGAGCTCGCGCAGGCCCGAGAGGCGCTGTCCGAGCGGGTGGTGCGCGCGCCGTTTGTGGGCATGCCCGGGCTGGCCTCTGTGGAGCGCGGTGAGCGCATCGACACCGATACCGCGATCACCTCACTTGATGACCGTGGCGAGCTGCATCTGGATCTGCAAGTTCCCGAGATTTACCTGGCGCGGGTTGTGGTGGGCCAGCCGGTGCAGGCGCTGAACCCGGCGCACCCGGATCGGCGCTTTGACGGCAAGGTGGTTGCAGTCGACAGCCGGGTGGACCCGGTGACCCGCCAGGTCAAGGTGCGCGCGGCGCTGCCCAATGGCGACGATCTGTTGCGCTCGGGCATGTCGTTTCAGGTGCAGCTGGCGTTGCCTGGTGAGCGCCGCCTGAGCGTGCCCGAGCTGGCATTGCAATGGGGGCGGGCGGGTTCGTTCGTCTGGGTGGTGCGCGAAGGCAAGGCGCTGCAGATCGCCGCCCGCGCGGTGCAGCGCCAAAATGGCCGGGTGTTGGTCGATGGCGGGTTGACCACGCAAGACCAGGTGGTGGTTGAAGGGGTGCAGCGCATGCGCGAGGGGCGCGCCGTCAAAGTGGTGGGCTCTGGTGCCGAGCGCTAG